One window of Mesorhizobium sp. PAMC28654 genomic DNA carries:
- a CDS encoding autotransporter domain-containing protein has translation MAGAAALVAQMFPYMTMDQVRQVLLGTARDIGAPGVDEVFGYGLLDVGKAVLGPGTFDWGDFNAVIDEGESVWENDITGAGGLIKSGNGALILTGDSTYLGDTRIAGGVLAIGGSIASQTFVDADGTLAGTGTIFGDVDNRGALYAGWNRDGGTLTIDGNYRQRENSWLVVRLGAPNGTSRLDVTGTATIEGGAVDIGLEPGGYRGDGRHTILSADGGVTGQFADVCNCYAFLDFDLAYDLTNVYLDVARNSVAFADVATTRNGAAVAGGIESLGVNSLYYGIITTLSTEEAAVAFNQLTGEIHPSLAGTLITQSSLLNDAASSRLRAAFADKGAPALPVMAYGPDGPSLAPATTDRFAVWSQVIGARGERQETDNAAGLEHSVGGMLFGADAAVGDAWRLGVLSGYSHTSFESQPTSSSGSSKNIHLGLYAGAEWGAIALRTGAAYTWHDIDTRRTPRFSSYFYDFDGELAAGYGAGTAQAFGELGYRLSAGDLRLEPFAGLAHARFRAAGFAETGSGMALVSAPSTTDVTFTTLGLHGATDFSLGELGATARGMLGWRHAFGDTTPTSRFAFAGGTPFDIEGLPIAGDVLALEAGFDLAIAPSAKLGFSYAGQFASDAQDHGFSGDLKVKF, from the coding sequence GTGGCGGGAGCGGCCGCGCTGGTCGCGCAGATGTTTCCCTACATGACGATGGACCAGGTGCGCCAGGTGCTGCTCGGGACGGCGCGCGATATCGGCGCGCCGGGCGTCGACGAGGTTTTTGGCTACGGCCTGCTCGATGTCGGCAAGGCTGTTCTCGGTCCGGGCACGTTTGACTGGGGCGATTTCAACGCCGTCATCGACGAGGGCGAGAGTGTCTGGGAAAACGACATCACGGGTGCTGGCGGGCTGATCAAATCCGGCAATGGCGCCCTTATTCTCACGGGTGACAGTACCTATCTCGGCGACACCCGCATCGCCGGCGGCGTGCTGGCCATCGGCGGCTCCATTGCATCGCAAACCTTTGTCGATGCGGACGGCACGCTTGCCGGCACCGGAACGATCTTCGGCGATGTCGACAATCGCGGCGCGCTGTATGCCGGCTGGAACCGCGACGGCGGCACGCTGACCATCGACGGCAACTATCGCCAGCGCGAAAACTCCTGGCTGGTCGTGCGACTCGGTGCGCCCAATGGCACCAGCCGTCTCGACGTCACCGGCACGGCCACGATCGAGGGCGGAGCGGTCGATATCGGCTTGGAGCCCGGCGGCTATCGTGGCGATGGCCGCCACACGATCCTGTCCGCCGATGGCGGCGTCACCGGACAGTTCGCGGATGTCTGCAACTGCTACGCCTTCCTCGATTTCGACCTCGCCTACGATCTGACGAATGTCTATCTCGACGTTGCGCGCAACAGCGTCGCCTTCGCCGATGTCGCCACCACCCGCAATGGCGCCGCGGTCGCGGGCGGCATCGAAAGCCTCGGCGTGAACAGCCTCTACTACGGCATCATCACGACCCTGAGCACCGAGGAAGCGGCCGTCGCCTTCAACCAGCTTACCGGCGAGATCCATCCCTCGCTGGCCGGGACGCTTATCACGCAGAGCAGCCTCCTCAACGATGCGGCTTCGTCGCGCCTTCGCGCCGCCTTCGCCGACAAGGGGGCTCCGGCGCTGCCGGTGATGGCCTATGGTCCGGACGGGCCGAGCCTCGCGCCCGCCACGACCGATCGTTTCGCGGTCTGGAGCCAGGTGATTGGCGCCCGCGGCGAACGCCAGGAGACGGACAATGCGGCAGGGCTGGAGCATTCCGTCGGCGGCATGCTGTTCGGCGCCGACGCGGCGGTGGGCGACGCATGGCGGCTGGGCGTGCTCAGCGGCTACAGCCACACCTCGTTCGAGAGCCAGCCGACATCCTCGTCGGGCTCCTCGAAGAATATCCATCTCGGCCTTTATGCCGGTGCCGAATGGGGCGCCATCGCCCTGCGCACGGGTGCCGCCTACACCTGGCACGATATCGACACGCGGCGCACGCCCCGGTTCAGCAGCTATTTCTACGATTTCGACGGCGAACTGGCGGCCGGCTACGGCGCGGGCACCGCGCAGGCCTTCGGCGAACTCGGCTACCGCCTGTCCGCCGGCGATCTCCGGCTCGAGCCCTTCGCCGGACTGGCGCATGCGCGCTTCAGAGCGGCTGGCTTTGCCGAAACAGGCAGCGGGATGGCGCTCGTCTCCGCGCCGTCGACCACCGATGTCACCTTCACGACACTCGGCCTGCATGGCGCCACCGACTTCAGCCTTGGCGAACTCGGCGCGACCGCTCGTGGCATGCTGGGCTGGCGTCACGCCTTCGGCGACACCACGCCGACCTCTCGCTTTGCCTTCGCCGGCGGCACGCCGTTCGACATCGAGGGCCTGCCGATCGCCGGCGATGTGCTGGCGCTCGAGGCCGGCTTTGATCTCGCGATCGCACCATCGGCGAAGCTCGGGTTCTCTTATGCCGGCCAGTTCGCCAGCGATGCCCAGGATCATGGCTTCAGCGGCGATCTGAAGGTGAAATTCTGA
- a CDS encoding S8 family peptidase yields the protein MNIRNRDARHVTALLLSTALCGGFPGIAGAQTAGDPTNPQTWKTPEYLAQWGLETIHAADAYAKGVDGSGVLVGVVDSGVTPGIRELIGQVAGGHDYVTGSPVAVDPIGHGTGVASIIAGNRDGIGMHGVAPGAKIVNARIFDSDGFLALDDAIIGQAWSGLLDQGVRIINNSWGDENPITDSTVAEIERDIPNQLAASRAAVDRGALMIFGNGNEYRDQPSVEAGLPYLFPELERGWLAVTAVGPGYIPDYANRCGIAMNWCLAAPGGGDWEFDEEHPEDPILVAAPDGAAMPWSTARPSPCRMWRERPRWSRRCFPT from the coding sequence ATGAACATTCGAAATCGCGATGCGCGCCATGTCACGGCGCTGCTTTTGTCGACCGCGCTTTGCGGCGGTTTTCCTGGCATCGCCGGCGCGCAGACAGCCGGCGATCCGACCAATCCACAGACGTGGAAAACGCCGGAATATCTGGCGCAATGGGGCCTGGAGACGATCCACGCCGCCGATGCCTATGCCAAGGGCGTCGACGGCAGCGGTGTACTGGTGGGCGTGGTCGATTCCGGCGTCACTCCCGGCATTCGGGAACTCATTGGGCAGGTCGCCGGCGGCCACGACTATGTGACCGGGTCGCCGGTCGCCGTCGATCCCATCGGCCACGGCACCGGGGTCGCATCGATCATCGCCGGCAATCGTGATGGTATCGGCATGCATGGCGTCGCGCCGGGCGCCAAGATCGTCAATGCGCGTATCTTCGACAGCGACGGCTTCCTTGCCCTGGACGATGCCATCATCGGTCAGGCCTGGTCCGGCCTTCTGGATCAGGGCGTGCGTATCATCAACAACAGCTGGGGCGATGAAAACCCGATAACCGATTCCACCGTCGCGGAAATCGAGCGGGATATACCTAACCAGCTTGCCGCGTCGCGCGCCGCGGTGGACCGGGGCGCGTTGATGATCTTCGGCAACGGCAACGAATACCGCGATCAGCCTAGCGTCGAAGCGGGTTTGCCATATCTCTTTCCGGAACTCGAGCGCGGCTGGCTTGCGGTCACTGCCGTCGGCCCCGGCTACATCCCGGACTACGCGAACCGGTGCGGCATCGCTATGAACTGGTGCCTGGCTGCTCCCGGCGGCGGCGACTGGGAGTTCGACGAGGAACATCCGGAAGACCCGATCCTGGTCGCCGCGCCGGATGGCGCGGCTATGCCCTGGTCAACGGCACGTCCGTCGCCGTGCCGCATGTGGCGGGAGCGGCCGCGCTGGTCGCGCAGATGTTTCCCTACATGA
- a CDS encoding LysE family translocator encodes MPSLDLWIPFAIATLAFACMPGPAILYMTAQTLAHGRQAGFMAALGVHLGCYVHIAAATIGLASLVEQAPGVYAALRLAGAAYLIWLGIVMFLGWNKTSKDTGNPSATTFRDSIVVEVLNPKTALFFLTFLPQFVDPTATVPLWLQFLVLGVFVNLVFSMADMAAVSIASLALAWFPGSGSGWLVPRTCGSILVGLGVALVSHQI; translated from the coding sequence ATGCCGTCGCTGGACCTTTGGATTCCGTTCGCCATCGCAACGCTCGCCTTTGCCTGCATGCCCGGGCCGGCGATCCTCTACATGACCGCGCAGACGCTGGCGCATGGCCGCCAAGCAGGGTTCATGGCCGCGCTTGGCGTCCATCTCGGCTGCTATGTGCACATCGCCGCCGCCACGATCGGCCTCGCATCGCTGGTCGAGCAGGCGCCGGGAGTCTATGCGGCGCTCCGGCTTGCGGGTGCTGCCTATCTGATCTGGCTGGGCATCGTCATGTTCCTGGGCTGGAACAAGACGAGCAAGGATACCGGCAACCCCAGCGCGACAACCTTTCGCGACAGCATCGTGGTCGAGGTCCTCAACCCGAAGACGGCGCTGTTCTTCCTGACCTTCCTGCCGCAATTCGTCGACCCGACGGCCACGGTTCCGCTCTGGCTGCAGTTCCTGGTGCTGGGCGTCTTCGTCAATCTCGTCTTCTCGATGGCCGACATGGCCGCCGTCAGCATCGCCTCGCTGGCGCTTGCCTGGTTCCCCGGCAGCGGCTCCGGATGGCTGGTGCCCAGGACCTGCGGCTCGATCCTGGTCGGGCTCGGCGTGGCGCTGGTCAGCCACCAGATCTGA
- a CDS encoding response regulator: MSRPLTAILADDHAIVREGLKLLISAMENVSVVAEAADGQALLEQISGTRADLLILDLGMPGVTGVHFISDIKALSPRMKILVLTANVEPRTVRAALEAGASAYLTKDGDPEELGAAIEAVKTGATYLARSVRFAVSELDRRPPAVQEILSPVPLTRREREILALVAQGMTARDTAGRLGISPLTARKHRENLLRKLNLHSAAELTAYAVRLGLPAG, encoded by the coding sequence ATGAGCCGCCCGCTCACCGCCATCCTCGCCGATGACCATGCCATCGTGCGCGAGGGGCTGAAGCTGCTGATCTCGGCGATGGAAAACGTCTCCGTGGTCGCCGAGGCGGCGGATGGACAGGCGCTGCTGGAACAGATCAGCGGCACCCGCGCCGACCTGCTGATCCTCGACCTCGGCATGCCCGGCGTCACCGGCGTCCACTTCATTTCCGACATCAAGGCGCTATCGCCGCGCATGAAGATCCTGGTGCTGACGGCCAACGTCGAGCCAAGGACGGTGCGCGCCGCGCTGGAGGCCGGCGCCAGCGCTTATCTCACCAAGGACGGCGACCCCGAGGAACTGGGTGCCGCCATCGAAGCAGTGAAGACAGGCGCGACCTATCTGGCGCGCAGCGTTCGCTTCGCTGTCAGCGAGCTGGACCGCCGGCCGCCGGCGGTCCAGGAGATTCTGTCGCCAGTGCCGCTGACGCGGCGCGAGCGCGAGATCCTGGCGCTGGTGGCGCAAGGCATGACCGCGCGCGACACCGCCGGGCGCTTGGGCATTAGCCCCCTCACCGCCCGCAAGCACCGCGAAAACCTGTTGCGAAAGCTCAATCTCCACAGCGCCGCCGAACTGACCGCCTACGCGGTTCGCCTGGGGTTGCCCGCCGGCTGA